The genomic DNA GACCACGGCCCAAAGGAGGACGTACCCCAAGGTGAACCCCTACCCGCCCCAGGCGCCAAACCGGGACCCCAAATACCCGAGTGCGGCGGCCATGGGCCCGCCCAGGAAGGTGAGCTTGAGGCCTACGGGGACGGCGTAGGCCAACAAGGGATTGGTTCCGAAGGGACGAAGGGCCGCCTGCAGCCGGGGCAGGCGGGTTAGAACCGCAAACACCGCCACCCCGAAGAACAGGGCAAGGAGGAGATACGCAGGGGTCCAGTACGTCTTGTCCGGGGGGAGGAGGGCTCCGGTCAGGGCTCCCCCCACCAAACCCAAAAGGCCCCAAGGCCAGAGGGGTTTCCCCTGGCGTAAGCCCTCGCCAAGGCCGGTGGCCAGGAGGACGAAGGCCCCCGTGGGTAAGGCGGAAAGGAGGCCCCGGAGACCCAAGGGCGCAAGGTAGGTGCGGTTGAGGTGGAGGAGGAGGTTGGTGTCTTCCCGAAAGACCCCCTGACCCGCCCCAGGCACCGGCACCAAGAGGAGGGCCGCCTCGTACATGCCGAGGAGGAGGGCCAGGAGGGTGCGCCGCAAGGGAGGGAGGTCGTAGAGCCACGCCCCCATCCAGTAGGCGAGGGAAAGAGTTGGAGCACGTCCAGGGCGAAAACGGGCCGCTTGGCCTGTAGTCTCGTGAGGCCTAGGCCGAGGAGGAAGAGGAGAGCCACCCGGCCCAGGAGGCGGAGCTCGTAGGCCAGGGGGGAAACGCCTCGGCGTAGGGCCCCCTCCCGGCTGAAGGGTATGGCCGCCCCCATGGCGAGGAGGTACCAGGGGAAGACCAGATCCGCCACGAAGTAGCTCCGGCCAAAGGGGCCGTGGCCAAGCCAGGGGGGTGCTCCGGAGGGCAGATTGTTCACGAAGAGCATGAGGAGGACGGTAAGCCCCCGGAAGGCGTCCAACCGGATGTCCCGCTTCATCGCTGGGCGAGGAGGCCCCCCACGGTGCCCAGGGCGAGCCCCCGGGCCTTCGCCTTGTGGGCGAAGAGGGGCAGGACCTCCAGGGTTCCCACCACGTTGTCGTGCAGGAGGACGATCCCCCCAGGCCGGAGGTGGGCCTCGAGGCGGCGCCCCAGGACGCTTCTGGGGAGGCCCGCATAGTCCCCGGGGTCATCCGTCCAGAACACCGTGGTGAGGCCAAGCTCCTCCGCTACCCGTAGCACGGTGGGGTTGTACCGCCCCCCAGGGGGACGGAAGTATTGGGGCGTCCTTCCCGTGATGGTCTTCAGGACCTCGTTGCAGAGCAGGAGTTCCCGCCTAATTTCCTCCGGGGAAAGCTTGGCTAGGCGCACGTGGTGGTAGGTGTGGTTGCCGAGCTCGTGCCCTGCCTCTACCATGTCCCGCACGAAATAGGGGTAGGCCTCGGCGTTGCGCCCAATGACGAAAAAGGTGGCCTTCAGGCCAAGCCGCTTGAGGAGGTCTAGGAGGAGCGGGGCGAAGAGGGGATGGGGGGCGTCGTCAAAGGTGAGGGCGGCGAAGGGGCGGGTTGGGTTCCCGTGGTAAAGGAGGGACCCCTTGGCGCCCAAGCGGCTTTGCAGGATCTGGTTGGCCCTTTCCCGGGCCCGAAAGGCCTCGGGGCCCTCCACGGCGGGGTGGTCTTCCAGGACGGGCTCGAGGGGATAGCGGGTCGCCCTCCCTGGGTTCAGCCAGAGGCGCTCGTATCCCACGGGTTCCCTCAGGGCGAAAAAGGCAGGGGCTAGCGGCTTGGGTACGCTGGCGGTGAAGAGGGGAAGGTCCTCAGGCCCCCGGTAAGGGGCTCCGTAGACGGAGAGGTCCACCTCGTCCAGGGAGGGCCTTGCCCGCCAAGCCTCCTCCGCCGCCCGTTGGGCCAGGTGGAGGAGGCGTTCCGGGTTTTTCGTTTCCGCCTCCAGCACCACGTGCGCGGCCTCCATATAGCCGTTATCCAGGTACACGGCGCGCACCACCCCAGGTAGGGCTAGGTGGAGGACAGGCAGGTCTTGATGGGGCAGGGGCTTAGCTGGGGTGTCCTTTTCCCCCCACGGGAGGGGGGCTAGGAGGAGGACAAGGGGCCACATAGGCCGAATCTTAACGCACCAGGTCTAGGCCATCGGGGAAGCGTAGCTCCCCGGGCCCAGAACCGGGACGGTCCGTTTTGCCGTACTGGAAGACCACGCGGTTGGTCTTCCGGTCCACCACCAGGATGCGGTGGCGCCGGTCGTCGGTGAGGGCCACGAGGCCGCTAGCAAGCCCCACCGCCACCGAGGGGTGGTCCAAGCGTCCGGCCTTGCCCGTGGGGGCATACCGCCAGAGCACCCGCCCTTTGAGGTCCACCTCCAGCACCGCCCCAGGGGACCACCCGTCCACCACCAGCAGGGTACCCCAGGGGGTCAGGTTGGCGTCCGAGGGGTAGTGCAGGGGGAGGGGTAAGGTGCGGAGGCGGTGGCCGTAGAGGTCCACAATGGCCACGTCGTGCCCTACGATTTCGGTGACCACAAGCCGGTCCATGCCCAAGGGGAAAGCGCCGTTGGGCTTGTTGAAGTACCCGTTCCCGTTGCGGCAAACCCGGGTTTGGCCCAAGGTGCGGAAGAGCTTCCCCTGCTCGGTGAGTAGGAGGACACGGCAGTTGCGGATGTCCGCCACCGCCAAGAGGCCCGAGGGCAGGGGGACCAGGTCATCGGGGTTGTCCAACTGGCCAGTTCCAGGCCCGGGCTGCCCTGGCTTGCCGTAGACCCAAAGGAGCTTTCCCTCTGGATAGCGGACGGCGGCCACAGCGTCCACCTCGGGGTCGGTGATGTACGCTGTTCGGCCCCCTGGGGCAAAAAAGACGTCGTCCGTGTAACGGAAGGGTGGGGGAAGGGGTACGGTGCGCACCAGTTTACCTTCCGGAGAGAGCTCCACCAGGCGGTGGTTGCCCGCATCCGCTATGACCAGACCCTTTCCCAAGGGCGCTGCCAGACCCAAGGGGAGCGCCAGCACGAGGGGAAGCCATCGGCGCACGAGAAAAGTTTGTACCCCGAACTTGAAGGGAGCCTGAAGTCGTCTAGGCCAGGGTCTGTACCAGGAGGAAAAGGTTCAGGGCCAAGACCAAGAGGGCGCTCCCCCAGGCCAGGAAGCCCACCCACCTAGGCACCCTTAGGGGGCCCATCACCCTGGGGTCCCCCACCAGGGCGAGGAGGGGAAAGAGGGTAAAGGGGAGTTGCAGGGAGAGGACCACCTGGGAGAGGACGATGAGCCCCATGGGGGAAGCATGGAGGGTGAGGGCGATGGAAGCGGGGAGCACCGCCAGCACCCTCACGAGGAGGCGGAGCCGGGCGGGGTTACTCCGGCTTTGCAAAAAGCCCTCCACCACCACCTGGGCGGCCAGGGTACCGGTGGTGGTGCTGGAAAGCCCGCTCGCCAAAAGCCCCACGCCGAAAGCCGTGGCCGCCAGGGGGCCCAGGAGGGGGGTGAGGGTGTGGTAGGCCTGGGCCAGATCGGCGATGACCAGGCCCCGCCCGTGGAACACCGCCGCGGAAAGCACGAGGATGGCGGCGTTCACCAGCCAGGCCCCGCCCAGGGCGAGGCCGGTGTCCAAGAGGAGGTACCGGTATACCCTTGGGCCGTCCTCCCCCAGCCGGGTTCTCACCTGGGCCGAGTGCAGGAAGAGGTTGTGGGGCATGACCGTGGCCCCCAGGATCCCCAAGGCCACGAAGAGGGCCCCGGGCTCCAGGAGGGTGGGGTTGGGCAGGAAGAGGTTGCGCGCAAGCTCCTGGGGGTCGGGCCGGGCCAGGGCGAGCTCCACCACGTACGCCAAGCCGATAACCCCCA from Thermus hydrothermalis includes the following:
- a CDS encoding Nramp family divalent metal transporter, whose protein sequence is MGLLGKPKSRPWWWYLGPGFLVSVGYMDPGNWATSLEAGSRYGYRLLFVVTLASAMAFLFQALAARLGVATGKDLAEHLRERYPGKPGRILFLTAFVAMVATDLAEFMGMAVALNLLLGLPLVLAAWITVLDVFLILYLERYGFRAVELAVSALVGVIGLAYVVELALARPDPQELARNLFLPNPTLLEPGALFVALGILGATVMPHNLFLHSAQVRTRLGEDGPRVYRYLLLDTGLALGGAWLVNAAILVLSAAVFHGRGLVIADLAQAYHTLTPLLGPLAATAFGVGLLASGLSSTTTGTLAAQVVVEGFLQSRSNPARLRLLVRVLAVLPASIALTLHASPMGLIVLSQVVLSLQLPFTLFPLLALVGDPRVMGPLRVPRWVGFLAWGSALLVLALNLFLLVQTLA
- a CDS encoding polysaccharide deacetylase family protein, with translation MWPLVLLLAPLPWGEKDTPAKPLPHQDLPVLHLALPGVVRAVYLDNGYMEAAHVVLEAETKNPERLLHLAQRAAEEAWRARPSLDEVDLSVYGAPYRGPEDLPLFTASVPKPLAPAFFALREPVGYERLWLNPGRATRYPLEPVLEDHPAVEGPEAFRARERANQILQSRLGAKGSLLYHGNPTRPFAALTFDDAPHPLFAPLLLDLLKRLGLKATFFVIGRNAEAYPYFVRDMVEAGHELGNHTYHHVRLAKLSPEEIRRELLLCNEVLKTITGRTPQYFRPPGGRYNPTVLRVAEELGLTTVFWTDDPGDYAGLPRSVLGRRLEAHLRPGGIVLLHDNVVGTLEVLPLFAHKAKARGLALGTVGGLLAQR